From Vigna radiata var. radiata cultivar VC1973A unplaced genomic scaffold, Vradiata_ver6 scaffold_23, whole genome shotgun sequence, the proteins below share one genomic window:
- the LOC106778556 gene encoding photosynthetic NDH subunit of lumenal location 3, chloroplastic, producing the protein MKNLSVSHFTHLSSLRIMPPFTSLHGISKTLIPLKCLQNAHNTIKRGQVVGFLGSKTQEEPSECSVQTTRRTAAIGLTTLVLTWPFSDKISSAKDNGFWVEDHPLPRLTVTNNIANEKTGTRSFLKRGLFMPDIGLKGSVQRIKRYSFDLLAMADLVHADTLNYVRKYLRLKSTIIYYDFDKLISATPVDDEKQQLTDMANKLFDNFERLEEASRKKSLPETKSCYQETEVLLKDVMDRMDVLYETI; encoded by the exons ATGAAGAATCTCTCTGTTTCACACTTCACTCATTTGAGCTCCTTAAGGATCATGCCTCCTTTCACAAGCTTGCATGGAATCTCCAAAACCTTAATTCCCCTGAAATGCCTTCAAAATGCACACAATACCATAAAAAGAGGACAAGTGGTTGGATTTCTTGGAAGCAAAACACAAGAGGAACCATCAGAATGTTCAGTTCAGACCACAAGAAGAACAGCAGCAATAGGGCTTACCACTCTAGTCCTCACATGGCCATTCAGTGACAAGATTTCATCAGCCAAAGATAATGGTTTCTGGGTTGAAGATCACCCTCTTCCTCGATTAACTGTCACAAACA ATATTGCAAATGAGAAAACAGGAACACGTTCTTTTCTTAAAAGGGGACTGTTCATGCCAGATATTGGACTGAAAGGAAGTGTGCAAAGGATTAAGAGATATTCCTTTGATCTTCTAGCCATGGCAGATTTGGTACATGCAGACACACTCAACTATGTGAGGAAGTACCTAAGACTCAAGTCTACCATCATATACTATGATTTTGACAAGCTTATCTCTGCCACTCCAGTGGATGATGAAAAGCAGCAACTTACTGATATGGCTAACAAGttgtttgataattttgaaagg CTTGAAGAAGCTTCAAGGAAGAAAAGTCTACCTGAAACAAAATCCTGCTATCAGGAAACTGAAGTTTTGCTTAAAGATGTCATGGACCGGATGGATGTATTGTACGAAACAATTTAA